The following proteins come from a genomic window of Anaerobutyricum hallii:
- the mreC gene encoding rod shape-determining protein MreC gives MKNRHNFEFSPKTMLILLTVLCILLLSVSTVLKDVVKPLSAVAETVVIPMQDGINSFGVWVGEHVGSFKSMKELKKENAKLNQKVKELTQENETLSTNENELNSLQKLLKMDKEYSQYKKVGARVISKGSGNWYNTFIINKGTKDGIKVNMNVLADGGLVGIVTETGRTYAKVCSIINDTSSVSAKSSQTGDTCVVQGNSESVQKDGTIDVTYISKDADMKEGEELITSHISSKYLEGIKIGTVSSISTDSSNLTQSAKVTPFVDFQHLEDVLVITQLKEVPADSESAD, from the coding sequence ATGAAAAATCGTCATAATTTTGAGTTTTCACCTAAAACGATGCTTATTTTGCTGACAGTTCTTTGTATATTACTTCTGTCTGTCAGTACAGTATTAAAAGATGTGGTGAAACCTCTTTCTGCAGTCGCAGAAACGGTAGTTATTCCAATGCAGGATGGAATTAACTCTTTTGGAGTCTGGGTAGGAGAGCATGTTGGCTCATTTAAGAGTATGAAGGAACTGAAAAAGGAGAATGCAAAGCTTAATCAGAAGGTGAAAGAGTTAACGCAGGAAAACGAAACTTTAAGTACCAATGAAAACGAATTGAATAGTCTGCAAAAGCTTCTGAAGATGGATAAAGAATACTCCCAGTATAAGAAAGTGGGAGCGAGAGTAATCAGCAAGGGAAGCGGCAACTGGTATAATACTTTTATTATTAATAAAGGTACAAAAGATGGAATCAAGGTAAATATGAATGTACTGGCAGATGGAGGTCTGGTCGGAATCGTAACGGAAACCGGACGGACCTATGCAAAGGTATGTTCAATTATAAATGATACCAGCAGCGTAAGTGCCAAGTCATCTCAGACTGGAGATACCTGTGTCGTACAGGGAAACAGTGAATCTGTTCAAAAAGATGGAACGATCGATGTGACCTATATCAGTAAAGATGCAGATATGAAAGAAGGGGAAGAACTGATCACTTCACATATCAGTTCAAAATATTTAGAAGGCATTAAGATAGGAACAGTCAGCAGTATTTCTACAGATTCCTCCAATTTGACACAGTCTGCCAAAGTGACACCGTTTGTAGATTTTCAGCATCTTGAAGATGTGCTGGTTATCACACAGCTAAAAGAAGTTCCCGCAGATAGTGAAAGTGCAGAT